In a genomic window of uncultured Methanobrevibacter sp.:
- the mch gene encoding methenyltetrahydromethanopterin cyclohydrolase: MVSVNVEAKKTVDVMIEKADELNIAVATLDNGATVIDCGVNVDGSFKAGELYTKVCLGGLADVGISIPGDLSEKFALPSVKIKTDSPSISTLGSQKAGWSVSVGDFFALGSGPARAIALKPAETYEEIGYEDKDADLAILTLEADVLPGDEVAQYIADECDVDVKNVYLLVAPTSSLVGSIQISGRVVENGTYKMLEAIKFDVTKVKHAAGIAPIAPVDPDGLKAMGKTNDAVLFGGRTYYYVESDENDDIADVAAKLPSSAADGYGKPFFDVFKEAEFDFYKIDKGMFAPAEVVINDLSTGKIYKEGFVNADLLKKSFGVDE, encoded by the coding sequence ATGGTAAGTGTAAACGTAGAAGCTAAAAAAACCGTAGACGTAATGATTGAAAAAGCAGATGAATTAAACATCGCTGTTGCAACTTTAGATAATGGTGCTACAGTTATCGACTGTGGTGTAAATGTCGATGGAAGTTTCAAGGCTGGAGAACTTTATACCAAAGTATGTCTTGGTGGACTTGCTGATGTTGGAATTTCAATTCCTGGAGATTTGTCTGAAAAATTCGCACTCCCTTCAGTAAAAATCAAAACTGACTCACCTTCTATCTCAACCTTAGGTTCACAAAAAGCTGGTTGGTCCGTTTCTGTAGGTGACTTCTTTGCATTAGGTTCAGGACCTGCAAGAGCAATTGCATTAAAACCTGCTGAAACCTATGAAGAAATCGGTTACGAAGACAAAGATGCTGATTTAGCAATTTTGACTTTAGAAGCAGACGTATTGCCTGGTGATGAAGTTGCACAATACATTGCTGATGAATGTGACGTTGACGTTAAAAATGTTTACCTGCTTGTAGCTCCTACTTCTTCTCTCGTTGGATCCATCCAAATTTCCGGTAGAGTAGTTGAAAACGGAACTTACAAAATGTTGGAAGCTATTAAATTTGATGTAACAAAAGTAAAACATGCAGCAGGTATTGCACCAATCGCACCTGTTGACCCAGATGGATTAAAAGCTATGGGTAAAACCAACGACGCAGTGCTCTTCGGTGGAAGAACTTACTACTACGTTGAATCTGATGAAAATGATGACATTGCAGATGTAGCTGCTAAATTACCATCTTCCGCTGCTGACGGATACGGTAAACCATTCTTCGATGTATTCAAAGAAGCTGAATTTGATTTCTACAAAATCGATAAAGGAATGTTTGCTCCTGCAGAAGTAGTCATCAATGATTTAAGCACTGGTAAAATTTATAAAGAAGGATTCGTTAACGCAGACCTGCTCAAAAAATCCTTCGGTGTAGATGAATAA
- a CDS encoding ClC family H(+)/Cl(-) exchange transporter, translating to MKSLEKTLKSVSENPKYIFRLTVQGVMVGIFAGLMVCLYRFLLAGSETVLRDYLSIIHGNVLYIILFFFALALMGILIDFLTKWEVDSAGSGIPQVYAEVKGHMEANWAKVLFSKIVAGVLTALGGLSLGPEGPSVQIGGMAGKGVAKIFKGSKTDELRLILVGSAVGITAAFNAPLAGVIFVFEEINHGFDKTLVFIALVSAIVADFVSKIIFGQATILSFPIYDIPLESYWILIVLGVIIGLLGYVYNIGMIKSSDIVNGLRIPSWLKFVLVFMVSGVVALMIPEISDGGHFMMDMLDVAIPSLGVLVLLLVLKYLFSMFSFSSGAPGGIFLPILVLGAYIGAVFGSVVVPSLGLQHDLIYRFIVISMAGFFAATVRSPITGIVLLAEMSGSTESLVAMVIVSLIAYVIPTLLGNEPIYESLYDRLLLKKNREYVKKPSKHVLSEYIVPLDCNYINFMIKDIPFPKNAIVVSVIRNGKYIIPTEDFHIQYSDQIQILADSNDYPFIREEIEELFNK from the coding sequence ATGAAATCTCTTGAAAAAACTTTAAAATCTGTTAGTGAAAATCCCAAATATATATTCCGTCTGACCGTTCAGGGTGTGATGGTAGGTATATTTGCGGGACTGATGGTATGTCTGTACCGTTTTTTGCTTGCAGGTTCTGAAACTGTTTTAAGGGATTATTTAAGTATAATACATGGAAATGTATTATACATTATTTTATTTTTCTTCGCCCTTGCATTGATGGGTATTCTGATAGACTTTTTAACCAAATGGGAAGTTGACTCGGCTGGAAGCGGTATACCTCAGGTATATGCTGAGGTCAAGGGCCATATGGAAGCCAATTGGGCCAAGGTACTGTTTTCCAAAATAGTTGCGGGAGTTTTGACTGCCCTTGGTGGTCTGTCCCTGGGTCCTGAGGGTCCTTCAGTTCAGATTGGAGGTATGGCCGGAAAGGGAGTGGCCAAAATATTCAAGGGATCAAAAACCGATGAGCTGAGACTCATTCTTGTAGGTTCCGCAGTCGGTATTACCGCCGCATTCAATGCGCCTCTTGCAGGTGTGATATTTGTTTTTGAGGAAATCAACCACGGATTTGACAAGACACTTGTTTTCATTGCGCTGGTTTCAGCTATTGTTGCCGATTTTGTCTCAAAAATCATTTTCGGACAGGCTACAATATTGTCATTTCCGATTTATGACATTCCCCTTGAGTCATATTGGATTCTGATTGTTTTAGGGGTTATTATTGGACTTTTGGGATATGTCTACAACATTGGAATGATCAAGTCAAGTGACATTGTAAACGGCCTCAGGATTCCGTCATGGCTTAAGTTCGTATTGGTTTTCATGGTGTCCGGTGTTGTGGCACTCATGATTCCTGAAATCAGTGACGGAGGACACTTCATGATGGATATGCTTGATGTGGCCATTCCCTCATTGGGTGTTTTAGTTTTACTACTTGTTCTAAAATATCTGTTTTCAATGTTTTCATTCTCCTCAGGAGCGCCTGGTGGCATATTTTTACCGATTCTTGTATTGGGAGCTTATATCGGTGCTGTCTTTGGAAGTGTTGTTGTGCCGTCACTGGGTCTGCAGCATGACCTGATTTACAGGTTCATAGTCATATCCATGGCAGGATTTTTCGCCGCAACCGTCAGATCACCTATTACAGGTATCGTGCTTCTTGCTGAAATGTCAGGTTCAACAGAATCCCTTGTTGCGATGGTCATTGTTTCATTGATAGCTTATGTAATTCCTACACTTTTAGGAAATGAGCCTATCTATGAGTCATTATACGACAGGCTGCTTTTGAAGAAAAATCGTGAATATGTCAAAAAGCCATCAAAACATGTATTGAGTGAATATATAGTGCCTCTTGACTGCAATTATATCAATTTCATGATTAAGGATATTCCTTTCCCTAAAAATGCAATTGTGGTTTCAGTCATCAGAAACGGAAAATATATAATTCCAACTGAGGATTTCCATATACAGTATTCCGACCAGATTCAGATACTGGCGGATAGCAATGACTATCCGTTCATTCGAGAAGAAATTGAAGAATTATTCAATAAGTGA
- a CDS encoding BspA family leucine-rich repeat surface protein — MARIYLNDFEHLNTTTQSIYELGESNVLIILMDGTNLTSWRDVKNREDVQYISEDLFGVTALAGRYKDMVNLKAIVTMGVGNIASTRDMFSGCRSLVEISSLDTWDVSLVDDISNMFKDCSSLENISALSNWNVSNVIDMSCMFMGCSALEDISALSKWDVSSVGDMHYLFADCINLKDISALSKWDVRNVRDAACLFEFCVGLDDISALKNWRLVNAFNITAMFRSCANIKDISPLSNWDLEAMTNNKSLLSIFAYCSSIKSLSPLKNWDVSNITRISGLFEGCSSIKNLSPLKKWDVSNVTSFDYLFKNCNSLTNISALKNWDISNVYSIKSMFKHCEELEDVSALKEWDVSNIKTMEGMFKQCISLADVSALSDWKLSDHVNLNYIFDECDLLEDYPLWFKFEVMRNANFDEHSRKKVLEKLDVSFFRQNNLNDFDEETQLDIVDLVSDESLLAYIVDRTDYVDVSYNALEKITDEEILAEIAIHDPNYDIFPSEDSSNPLDFKFFFYNREKSVIKIKNKVYLIRIAKESQHMLKSIKHIEKYVDSEDEWIDICLNAVSSDVRLFAFDRIQFKNSFERISEESGDQVILKMAKDRIAEE; from the coding sequence ATGGCTAGGATTTATTTAAATGATTTTGAACATCTAAACACTACAACTCAAAGCATTTATGAGTTGGGAGAATCTAACGTTCTTATTATACTTATGGACGGAACTAACCTGACCAGTTGGAGAGATGTTAAAAATCGTGAGGATGTTCAATATATAAGCGAAGATTTATTTGGTGTAACAGCACTTGCGGGCAGATATAAGGATATGGTAAACCTTAAGGCTATCGTTACAATGGGTGTTGGAAACATTGCATCCACAAGAGACATGTTCAGCGGATGCAGGTCTTTGGTTGAAATATCTTCCCTTGATACATGGGACGTCAGTCTGGTTGATGATATCAGCAACATGTTTAAGGATTGTTCTAGTCTTGAAAACATTTCCGCACTGTCCAATTGGAATGTATCAAATGTAATTGACATGTCCTGCATGTTTATGGGATGTTCCGCACTTGAAGACATCTCCGCACTGTCCAAATGGGATGTAAGTAGTGTCGGAGACATGCATTATCTTTTTGCCGACTGCATCAATCTGAAAGACATTTCAGCATTGTCCAAGTGGGATGTTAGAAATGTAAGGGATGCGGCATGTCTTTTTGAATTCTGTGTTGGATTGGATGACATTTCAGCATTGAAGAATTGGAGATTGGTTAATGCATTCAATATAACAGCAATGTTTAGAAGCTGTGCAAATATCAAGGACATTTCCCCATTGTCAAATTGGGATTTGGAAGCCATGACCAACAACAAGAGTCTTTTGTCTATTTTTGCATATTGCTCTTCAATTAAAAGTTTGTCCCCATTGAAAAACTGGGATGTATCAAACATTACCAGAATTTCAGGTCTTTTTGAAGGTTGCAGTTCCATTAAAAATTTATCTCCGTTGAAAAAGTGGGATGTGTCTAATGTAACTTCCTTTGATTATCTGTTTAAGAACTGTAATTCTCTGACAAACATTTCAGCATTAAAAAATTGGGATATTTCTAATGTTTATTCCATAAAAAGTATGTTTAAGCATTGTGAAGAGTTGGAGGATGTTTCAGCATTAAAAGAATGGGATGTAAGCAACATCAAAACAATGGAAGGAATGTTTAAGCAATGCATCTCATTGGCTGATGTTTCTGCCCTTTCCGATTGGAAACTTTCGGACCATGTGAATCTGAATTACATATTTGATGAATGTGACCTGTTGGAGGATTATCCTCTGTGGTTTAAGTTTGAAGTGATGAGGAACGCCAATTTTGATGAGCACTCCCGTAAGAAAGTCCTTGAAAAACTGGATGTTTCATTTTTCAGGCAGAATAATCTGAATGATTTTGATGAGGAAACCCAGCTTGATATTGTTGATTTGGTCTCAGATGAGTCTCTTCTGGCTTATATTGTGGACAGGACAGATTATGTTGATGTTTCATACAATGCGCTGGAGAAAATTACCGACGAGGAAATTCTTGCTGAAATTGCAATACATGATCCTAATTATGACATTTTCCCATCTGAAGATTCATCCAATCCTTTGGATTTCAAATTCTTTTTCTACAATCGGGAAAAATCAGTCATTAAGATTAAAAATAAGGTTTATCTCATAAGAATAGCCAAGGAAAGCCAGCACATGCTGAAAAGCATAAAACACATTGAAAAATATGTGGATAGTGAAGATGAATGGATTGACATATGCCTGAATGCGGTGTCTAGTGATGTTCGTTTATTTGCATTTGACAGGATTCAATTTAAAAATTCATTTGAAAGAATTTCTGAAGAGTCCGGTGATCAGGTTATTTTAAAGATGGCCAAGGATAGGATTGCTGAGGAATAG
- a CDS encoding DUF4013 domain-containing protein translates to MSLSEIITDSVKYPFTNITNFLIVGILTLLAGIFNVFTLWGITNGAIYYLGLIISFIFALFLSGYSLNIIRNAMVKSDDFPMLDPVNNIIDGIKVLIVSIVYFIIPFVITLVIAIVTGTIGAGLNNLFAGLGIASIVSVILFVLFAIFEVVAVARLAQTGEFGDAVNFGEVFEDVKRIGIAKIIAFVIIALIIIVVVQLICSILVFIPILGALIASIIGGAFGVLFYNRGIGLLYIDQ, encoded by the coding sequence ATGAGTTTAAGTGAAATTATCACAGATTCAGTTAAATATCCGTTTACAAATATTACCAACTTCTTAATTGTCGGAATATTGACATTGCTTGCCGGAATCTTTAATGTCTTTACATTATGGGGCATTACAAACGGTGCAATATATTATTTAGGATTAATCATTTCCTTTATTTTTGCATTGTTCCTTTCAGGTTATTCCCTGAACATAATCAGAAATGCAATGGTAAAATCTGATGATTTTCCGATGTTGGATCCTGTAAATAATATCATTGACGGCATCAAAGTTTTAATAGTCAGTATCGTTTACTTCATTATACCGTTTGTCATCACATTGGTTATTGCTATCGTCACCGGCACTATAGGTGCAGGATTAAATAATCTGTTTGCAGGACTGGGAATTGCATCAATTGTTTCAGTGATTTTGTTTGTATTATTTGCCATCTTTGAGGTAGTTGCAGTGGCAAGACTTGCCCAAACCGGTGAGTTCGGTGATGCAGTCAACTTCGGTGAAGTATTTGAAGACGTTAAAAGAATAGGCATTGCTAAGATTATAGCATTTGTAATAATTGCTTTGATAATCATAGTGGTTGTTCAACTGATTTGTAGCATATTGGTTTTCATTCCAATTTTAGGTGCTCTTATTGCTTCAATTATAGGTGGAGCATTTGGAGTATTGTTCTACAATAGAGGTATAGGTTTACTTTACATCGACCAATGA
- a CDS encoding MGMT family protein — MASKTFNEKLKDSKDMPKIVVIENSRAIRTYGGTDMLIAPPIFYHEIMAEVPRGKVITAVDIREFLAKQYDADFTCPMTSGIFINLAARASCERDHDRIPFWRTLKSNGELNPKYPGGIEYQKKMLEAEGLEIYCRGRKHFRYYVKNYENNLYKLE, encoded by the coding sequence ATGGCAAGCAAAACTTTCAATGAAAAATTAAAAGACTCTAAAGATATGCCGAAAATAGTCGTTATCGAAAATTCTAGGGCCATAAGAACATATGGTGGAACAGACATGCTGATTGCGCCACCGATCTTTTATCATGAAATTATGGCTGAAGTTCCACGGGGCAAGGTAATAACAGCAGTAGACATTAGGGAATTTCTAGCAAAACAGTATGATGCGGATTTCACTTGTCCAATGACTTCCGGAATATTCATAAATCTTGCAGCCCGTGCAAGCTGTGAAAGGGATCATGATAGGATTCCATTTTGGAGGACATTGAAATCCAATGGAGAACTCAATCCGAAATATCCCGGTGGAATTGAATATCAAAAGAAAATGCTTGAGGCCGAAGGTCTTGAAATATACTGTAGAGGTAGAAAACATTTCAGATATTATGTGAAAAATTATGAAAATAACTTATATAAATTGGAATAA
- a CDS encoding nitroreductase family protein, translating into MSVIFKRQSIRRFTDEKVSDELIENLLKAGMQAPSAGNQQAWEFIVVSDEKDKLEISKMHQFAKPAEKASHLIITLGNLDECKFDMMIEQDLGACNENILLQATHEGLGAVWLGFYPIEDRSLKLKEYLNIPDNCIPFSVICVGYPAHESNVKLRYDESKVHFDRY; encoded by the coding sequence ATGAGTGTAATTTTCAAAAGACAAAGCATACGCAGATTTACAGACGAGAAAGTTTCAGATGAACTGATTGAAAACCTATTGAAGGCAGGCATGCAGGCACCTTCCGCAGGTAATCAGCAAGCCTGGGAGTTCATTGTAGTTTCAGACGAAAAGGATAAGCTTGAAATCTCAAAAATGCATCAGTTCGCAAAACCTGCCGAAAAGGCCTCACATCTCATCATTACACTTGGAAACCTGGATGAATGCAAATTTGACATGATGATTGAACAGGATTTAGGTGCATGCAACGAGAACATCCTGCTTCAGGCAACCCATGAGGGCCTTGGTGCTGTATGGTTGGGATTCTATCCGATTGAAGACAGGTCATTGAAATTGAAGGAATATTTAAACATTCCTGACAATTGCATTCCGTTTTCTGTCATTTGTGTCGGTTATCCTGCTCATGAAAGTAATGTTAAGCTCAGGTATGATGAGTCAAAGGTGCATTTTGACAGATATTAA